A genomic region of Melanotaenia boesemani isolate fMelBoe1 chromosome 13, fMelBoe1.pri, whole genome shotgun sequence contains the following coding sequences:
- the si:dkey-16n15.6 gene encoding organic solute transporter subunit alpha, whose translation MGKGANCSWIGPEIPLSSQIFSAIKDELWLFLIPAGLALILLGVFLEEVGFFLRHIPSSRRKRLYLWILGMYPVFAVTSLIALYVPRSSSLCNFIASLYHSFTLLKFMGLITDFFGGKACMLAALSGQQVSPDPFPCCFCCCLPMVAINSSSRGWMMAAVLQLSVVRSILFFVTLVLWTDEQYDYGDVDSVNPNLYVNAIIGVSTFVSFYGHLLFYKATKSALHGYGLRAKFICIIAVLVLCGLQSGILETLGALEVIPCTPPLSVLTRSQMIYHYSVIVEMFCIGLYARHTFRKVEPNVGADAEGAVCTWKMEKAVQTDDVQTTHHKPEETRPSRCLVSVSNPGYSSDSEDSLCRIEHTPLEGFHFPQTNSQHPGRPEAAQQGPTDLTRITVRADINYQDSKDVTVV comes from the exons ATGGGAAAAGGGGCCAACTGCAGCTGGATCGGGCCTGAGATTCCCCTGTCGTCTCAGATTTTCAGCG CCATTAAAGATGAGCTGTGGCTCTTCCTCATCCCGGCCGGCCTTGCTCTCATTTTACTGGGGGTGTTTCTGGAGGAGGTGGGCTTCTTCTTACGCCACATTCCCTCATCTAGACGGAAACGCCTGTACCTGTGGATATTAGGAATGTACCCG GTGTTTGCTGTGACTTCGCTGATAGCCCTGTACGTGCCCCGCTCCTCCTCACTGTGTAATTTCATCGCTTCGCT GTATCACTCCTTCACGCTGCTGAAATTCATGGGACTGATAACGGACTTCTTTGGGGGGAAGGCCTGTATGCTGGCGGCTTTGTCGGGACAGCAGGTGTCTCCAGATCCTTTCCCctgctgtttctgctgctgtctCCCAATGGTGGCCATCAACAG CAGCAGCCGAGGCTGGATGATGGCTGCCGTGTTGCAGCTCTCTGTCGTCCGCAGCATCTTGTTCTTCGTTACCCTGGTCCTCTGGACAGACGAGCAGTACGACTACGGTGAT GTGGATTCAGTCAACCCCAACCTGTACGTCAACGCCATCATAGGTGTGTCAACCTTTGTGTCCTTTTACGGCCACCTTCTGTTTTACAAAGCCACCAAGAGTGCTCTACATGGCTACGGACTGAGAGCCAAGTTCATCTGCATCATCGCCGTGTTGGTGCTGTGTGGCCTGCAGAGTGGTATCCTGGAGACACTGGGTGCTCTTGAAGTTATCCCCTGCACACCTCCATTATCAGTGTTGACCAGGTCGCAAA TGATCTACCACTACAGCGTGATCGTGGAGATGTTCTGCATCGGTCTGTATGCCCGCCACACTTTCCGTAAGGTGGAGCCCAACGTCGGGGCGGATGCTGAGGGTGCTGTCTGTACCTGGAAGATGGAAAAGGCTGTTCAAACAGATGATGTTCAGACCACACATCACAAGCCAGAGGAAACTCGGCCCAGCCGCTGTCTCGTCAGCGTCTCCAACCCCGGCTACAGCAGCGATAGCGAGGACAGCCTGTGCAGGATAGAGCATACACCGCTGGAGGGTTTCCACTTCCCCCAGACCAACAGTCAGCACCCAGGCAGACCAGAAGCAGCGCAGCAAGGGCCTACAGATTTAACCCGCATTACCGTCAGAGCTGACATAAACTACCAGGACTCTAAGGATGTGACTGTGGTTTGA
- the LOC121652217 gene encoding protein-serine O-palmitoleoyltransferase porcupine-like isoform X1, protein MAVTRLKSCKTAKRKKRKLESFFCFSLQQLRMDLSSRLAVWQQLAESCGLSTVQQSVQQVWMLLLLCLVCRLCFRLGVGSSVKHAVSALAGMYGLFLFFELHMLWVLLLGVLCYLILLLSRHSSSRGLFLSAVILVYLLIGELHVIDVVTWHKIRGSQMVVAMKAISLAFDLDRKAVDILPSPAEFLGYVLFVGTVVFGPWISFSTYRNAVDGAKLSWLWLHTSVFNLLKSQICLLVSTCVAPYLFPLFIPVYGNSVTQKWLHAYENAVSFHFSNYFVGHLSEGTCVLAGAGFTEEKDHTRWNMRVVDPFSVEMPRSMVLVVTSWNIPMSRWLKTYVFKNAMKLGTFPAILVTYTASALLHVSKTMETSSIRSRPGRGLSFHLGAVLLSLGFITYVEHVLRKKLASIFSACILSRPCSSDCSHQHKKNYWVMMLNLIFSLLVVFHLTYLGSMFDPGSDELEAEEGYTAIHTIQRWSELNWASHWVVFACWVLYRLIQ, encoded by the exons ATGGCGGTAACTCGCCTGAAAAGCTGTAAAACTGCGAAGAGGAAGAAACGGAAGCTTGaatcttttttctgcttttctctgcagcagctcAG GATGGACCTGTCCAGCCGGCTGGCGGTGTGGCAGCAGCTGGCGGAGAGCTGTGGACTCAGCACTGTCCAGCAGAGCGTCCAGCAGGTgtggatgctgctgctgctctgcctCGTCTGCAGACTCTGCTTCAGGCTGG GAGTGGGGTCGAGTGTGAAGCACGCGGTGTCGGCGTTGGCCGGGATGTACGGCCTCTTCCTGTTCTTCGAGCTGCACATGCTCTGGGTGCTGCTGCTCGGTGTCCTCTGTTACCTCATCCTGCTGCTCAGCAGACACTCCAGCAGCAGAGGCCTCTTCCTCTCAGCTGTCATCCTCGTCTACCTCCTCATTGG AGAGTTACATGTCATCGACGTGGTGACCTGGCATAAAATCAGAG GCTCCCAGATGGTGGTGGCCATGAAGGCCATTTCTCTGGCCTTTGACCTGGACAGGAAAGCCGTGGACATCCTGCCCTCCCCGGCTGAGTTCCTGGGCTACGTTCTCTTTGTGGGCACTGTTGTCTTCGGCCCCTGGATCAGCTTCTCCACTTATAGGAACGCCGTTGATGGAGCCAAACTG AGCTGGTTGTGGCTCCACACGTCCGTCTTCAACCTCCTGAAAAGCCAGATCTGCCTGCTGGTGTCCACCTGCGTCGCCCCGTACCTGTTCCCCTTGTTCATCCCGGTCTACGGGAACTCGGTCACGCAGAA GTGGCTGCATGCCTACGAGAACGCCGTGTCCTTCCACTTCAGCAACTACTTCGTGGGTCACCTGAGCGAAGGGACCTGCGTGTTGGCTGGAGCCGGCTTCACAGAGGAAAAAGACCACACCCGATG GAATATGCGGGTGGTGGATCCCTTCAGCGTGGAAATGCCCCGCTCCATGGTGCTGGTGGTGACATCCTGGAACATCCCAATGTCCCGCTGGCTGAAAACCT ATGTCTTTAAAAATGCCATGAAGCTGGGAACCTTTCCTGCCATCCTGGTGACGTACACCGCCAGCGCCCTGCTACATGTTAGTAAAACCATGGAAACCAGTTCAATACGCAGCAGACCAGGACGG GGCCTGAGTTTCCACCTGGGAGCCGTCCTGCTCTCGCTGGGGTTCATCACGTATGTGGAACACG TTCTGAGGAAGAAGCTTGCGTCCATCTTCAGCGCCTGCATCCTGTCCAGGCCCTGCAGCTCTGACTGCAGCCATCAGCACAAGAAG aATTATTGGGTGATGATGCTGAACCTGATCTTCAGCTTGCTGGTCGTCTTCCATCTCACCTACCTGGGCTCCATGTTTGATCCTGGAAGCGACGAACTGGAAGCAGAAGAG GGTTACACAGCCATCCATACCATCCAGAGGTGGTCCGAGCTGAACTGGGCGAGCCACTGGGTTGTGTTCGCTTGCTGGGTCTTGTATCGTTTAATTCAGTGA
- the LOC121652217 gene encoding protein-serine O-palmitoleoyltransferase porcupine-like isoform X2: MAVTRLKSCKTAKRKKRKLESFFCFSLQQLRMDLSSRLAVWQQLAESCGLSTVQQSVQQVWMLLLLCLVCRLCFRLGVGSSVKHAVSALAGMYGLFLFFELHMLWVLLLGVLCYLILLLSRHSSSRGLFLSAVILVYLLIGELHVIDVVTWHKIRGSQMVVAMKAISLAFDLDRKAVDILPSPAEFLGYVLFVGTVVFGPWISFSTYRNAVDGAKLSWLWLHTSVFNLLKSQICLLVSTCVAPYLFPLFIPVYGNSVTQKWLHAYENAVSFHFSNYFVGHLSEGTCVLAGAGFTEEKDHTRWNMRVVDPFSVEMPRSMVLVVTSWNIPMSRWLKTYVFKNAMKLGTFPAILVTYTASALLHGLSFHLGAVLLSLGFITYVEHVLRKKLASIFSACILSRPCSSDCSHQHKKNYWVMMLNLIFSLLVVFHLTYLGSMFDPGSDELEAEEGYTAIHTIQRWSELNWASHWVVFACWVLYRLIQ; encoded by the exons ATGGCGGTAACTCGCCTGAAAAGCTGTAAAACTGCGAAGAGGAAGAAACGGAAGCTTGaatcttttttctgcttttctctgcagcagctcAG GATGGACCTGTCCAGCCGGCTGGCGGTGTGGCAGCAGCTGGCGGAGAGCTGTGGACTCAGCACTGTCCAGCAGAGCGTCCAGCAGGTgtggatgctgctgctgctctgcctCGTCTGCAGACTCTGCTTCAGGCTGG GAGTGGGGTCGAGTGTGAAGCACGCGGTGTCGGCGTTGGCCGGGATGTACGGCCTCTTCCTGTTCTTCGAGCTGCACATGCTCTGGGTGCTGCTGCTCGGTGTCCTCTGTTACCTCATCCTGCTGCTCAGCAGACACTCCAGCAGCAGAGGCCTCTTCCTCTCAGCTGTCATCCTCGTCTACCTCCTCATTGG AGAGTTACATGTCATCGACGTGGTGACCTGGCATAAAATCAGAG GCTCCCAGATGGTGGTGGCCATGAAGGCCATTTCTCTGGCCTTTGACCTGGACAGGAAAGCCGTGGACATCCTGCCCTCCCCGGCTGAGTTCCTGGGCTACGTTCTCTTTGTGGGCACTGTTGTCTTCGGCCCCTGGATCAGCTTCTCCACTTATAGGAACGCCGTTGATGGAGCCAAACTG AGCTGGTTGTGGCTCCACACGTCCGTCTTCAACCTCCTGAAAAGCCAGATCTGCCTGCTGGTGTCCACCTGCGTCGCCCCGTACCTGTTCCCCTTGTTCATCCCGGTCTACGGGAACTCGGTCACGCAGAA GTGGCTGCATGCCTACGAGAACGCCGTGTCCTTCCACTTCAGCAACTACTTCGTGGGTCACCTGAGCGAAGGGACCTGCGTGTTGGCTGGAGCCGGCTTCACAGAGGAAAAAGACCACACCCGATG GAATATGCGGGTGGTGGATCCCTTCAGCGTGGAAATGCCCCGCTCCATGGTGCTGGTGGTGACATCCTGGAACATCCCAATGTCCCGCTGGCTGAAAACCT ATGTCTTTAAAAATGCCATGAAGCTGGGAACCTTTCCTGCCATCCTGGTGACGTACACCGCCAGCGCCCTGCTACAT GGCCTGAGTTTCCACCTGGGAGCCGTCCTGCTCTCGCTGGGGTTCATCACGTATGTGGAACACG TTCTGAGGAAGAAGCTTGCGTCCATCTTCAGCGCCTGCATCCTGTCCAGGCCCTGCAGCTCTGACTGCAGCCATCAGCACAAGAAG aATTATTGGGTGATGATGCTGAACCTGATCTTCAGCTTGCTGGTCGTCTTCCATCTCACCTACCTGGGCTCCATGTTTGATCCTGGAAGCGACGAACTGGAAGCAGAAGAG GGTTACACAGCCATCCATACCATCCAGAGGTGGTCCGAGCTGAACTGGGCGAGCCACTGGGTTGTGTTCGCTTGCTGGGTCTTGTATCGTTTAATTCAGTGA